A stretch of Myceligenerans xiligouense DNA encodes these proteins:
- a CDS encoding glutamine amidotransferase, whose protein sequence is MTRDVLAIRHVPFEDLGLLEPLLTTRGYRTSYRDIVEPITQEAALAPDLLVVLGGPVGVYDTGAYPFLKAEQQAIAARLHAGRPVLGVCLGAQLVAAALGADVAPTGRTEIGYGPLTLTDEGRGSVLAPLDGVPVLHWHGDQFAVPVGAVRLAETPGFPNQAFSIGAHVLGLQFHLEADHTQIERWLVGHAHELAGAGVDPNRVRADAEVHGPRLADAARHVFEAWLDGNE, encoded by the coding sequence ATGACCAGAGACGTTCTTGCCATCCGTCACGTGCCGTTCGAGGACCTGGGACTGCTGGAGCCGCTGCTGACAACGCGCGGATATCGGACGTCCTACCGTGACATCGTCGAGCCGATCACCCAGGAAGCCGCTCTCGCGCCTGACCTCCTGGTCGTGCTCGGCGGCCCTGTCGGCGTCTACGACACGGGGGCCTACCCTTTCCTGAAGGCCGAGCAGCAGGCGATCGCCGCACGACTCCACGCGGGTCGACCGGTACTGGGTGTCTGCCTGGGAGCCCAGCTCGTCGCGGCGGCGCTCGGCGCGGACGTGGCACCGACCGGACGCACGGAGATCGGCTACGGTCCGCTGACCCTGACCGATGAGGGGCGGGGTTCCGTGCTCGCCCCGCTGGACGGTGTGCCGGTGCTGCACTGGCACGGTGACCAGTTCGCCGTGCCGGTGGGTGCCGTCCGTCTCGCGGAGACGCCCGGATTTCCGAACCAGGCCTTCAGCATCGGCGCCCACGTGCTCGGGCTGCAGTTTCACCTCGAGGCGGACCACACGCAGATCGAACGGTGGCTGGTGGGGCACGCTCACGAACTCGCAGGCGCGGGCGTCGACCCGAACCGTGTTCGAGCCGACGCCGAAGTTCACGGCCCGCGTCTCGCCGACGCCGCCAGGCACGTGTTCGAGGCATGGCTCGACGGGAACGAATAG
- a CDS encoding YdeI/OmpD-associated family protein: protein MIDNPELILADAAAWRAWLDENESTSDGVWLVLAKKGTVEPTTLSYASALEEALCSGWIDAQKRRRDEATSLQRFCPRRPRSRWSARNVGIVEGLRAAGRMRPRGVEEVEKAKADGRWEAAYDGPKNIRVPEELAEALAASPRAAAMFEILSGQNRYAILHRLANLKTPEAHTRNVTKFVSMLERGETPYPQKRALDAGT from the coding sequence ATGATCGACAACCCCGAGCTGATCCTCGCCGACGCCGCCGCCTGGCGGGCGTGGCTCGACGAGAACGAGTCGACGTCCGACGGCGTGTGGCTCGTGCTGGCCAAGAAGGGCACGGTGGAGCCCACGACGCTGAGCTACGCGAGCGCCCTCGAGGAGGCGCTGTGCAGCGGGTGGATCGACGCGCAGAAGCGCCGCCGCGACGAGGCGACGAGCCTGCAACGGTTCTGCCCCCGCCGGCCCCGCAGCCGGTGGTCGGCGCGGAACGTCGGCATCGTGGAAGGGCTCCGCGCCGCCGGGCGCATGCGGCCACGTGGCGTGGAGGAGGTCGAGAAGGCGAAGGCCGACGGCCGCTGGGAGGCCGCGTACGACGGCCCCAAGAACATCCGTGTCCCCGAGGAGCTCGCCGAGGCGCTCGCGGCCAGCCCGCGCGCCGCCGCGATGTTCGAGATCCTCTCCGGCCAGAACCGCTACGCCATCCTGCACCGCCTGGCCAACCTCAAGACGCCGGAGGCTCACACGCGCAACGTCACCAAGTTCGTCTCGATGCTGGAGCGCGGCGAGACGCCCTATCCCCAGAAGAGGGCGCTGGACGCCGGAACCTGA
- a CDS encoding VOC family protein, producing the protein MEQRISLITLAVRDVAVSRAFYVDGLGWTPAFEEPGEVLMIQAGEHLLLSFWARDDFEQEVGAVRQGAGVAPITLAHNVPHREDVNAVLATAAAAGAGTPHAPQDREWGGYTGYFTDPDGYSWEVAWNPGAIAQIVL; encoded by the coding sequence ATGGAACAGCGCATCAGCCTCATCACGCTCGCGGTGCGGGACGTCGCCGTCTCGCGGGCCTTCTACGTCGACGGACTCGGCTGGACTCCCGCGTTCGAGGAGCCCGGCGAGGTCCTCATGATCCAGGCCGGCGAGCATCTCCTGCTCTCGTTCTGGGCGCGGGACGATTTCGAGCAGGAGGTCGGTGCCGTGCGACAGGGCGCGGGCGTCGCACCGATCACCCTCGCGCACAACGTGCCGCACCGCGAGGACGTGAACGCGGTGCTCGCCACCGCCGCGGCGGCCGGTGCCGGTACTCCGCACGCACCCCAGGACCGGGAGTGGGGCGGCTACACGGGCTATTTCACGGATCCGGACGGCTACTCCTGGGAGGTCGCCTGGAACCCGGGCGCGATCGCGCAGATCGTTTTGTGA
- a CDS encoding alpha/beta fold hydrolase, with protein MTTLRHLAHVPAPLAAEIAAWAAFRLGPPAPVRPHEREVHQASRRSTLGHRHGADGRRADVVVHTWGDPEAPAVLLVHGWQSRASFFAPLISDLLAAGRRVVAYDAPGHGDSGGRRRTLADDVAIIHRLSAAEPGGWEGVVAHSAGVLGAGVALADGVLAHRFAGLAGISSVTAINDGFFAFTGTPPALRRRYDAVVRRRRFPDEPDIYERYDLTRRPVPATIPALFVHDAADRRVSHLQSELLLAAHADSAELVTTTGLGHNRIVRDDTVRRRAVEHITAVKPSNLP; from the coding sequence GTGACCACCCTGCGCCACCTCGCCCACGTGCCCGCGCCGCTCGCCGCCGAGATCGCCGCCTGGGCCGCCTTTCGGCTCGGACCGCCCGCCCCCGTGCGCCCGCACGAGCGTGAGGTTCATCAGGCGTCCCGCCGGAGCACCCTCGGCCACCGCCACGGCGCCGACGGCCGGCGGGCGGACGTCGTCGTGCACACGTGGGGCGATCCGGAGGCCCCTGCCGTGCTGCTCGTGCACGGCTGGCAGTCCCGCGCCTCGTTCTTCGCGCCGTTGATCTCCGACCTCCTCGCCGCCGGACGGCGCGTCGTCGCCTACGACGCCCCCGGGCACGGTGACTCCGGCGGCAGGCGACGCACCCTGGCCGACGACGTCGCGATCATCCACCGACTGTCCGCCGCGGAGCCCGGCGGCTGGGAGGGCGTCGTCGCACACTCGGCCGGCGTGCTCGGCGCCGGGGTCGCCCTGGCCGACGGGGTCCTCGCGCACCGGTTCGCGGGACTGGCCGGGATCTCCTCGGTCACCGCGATCAACGACGGATTCTTCGCGTTCACGGGGACGCCACCGGCGCTGCGCCGGCGGTACGACGCCGTGGTGCGGCGGCGCCGCTTCCCCGACGAGCCCGACATCTACGAGCGCTACGACCTCACGCGCCGCCCCGTTCCGGCGACGATCCCCGCGCTGTTCGTGCACGACGCCGCCGACAGGCGCGTCTCCCACCTCCAGTCCGAGCTGCTCCTGGCCGCGCACGCCGACTCGGCCGAGCTCGTCACCACCACGGGGCTCGGTCACAACCGGATCGTGCGCGACGACACCGTGCGGCGCCGGGCCGTCGAGCACATCACCGCCGTGAAGCCCAGTAACCTTCCTTGA
- a CDS encoding TetR/AcrR family transcriptional regulator, translating into MTTDLRRVRGDRTRRAVLDQAVQDASVNGLDALSLGGLAASAPVNKSAIAGLFGSKEGLQLAVVARAREVYAESVIVPARGAERGLARVWELVSRWIDYSRRRVFRGGCFFRTVEIEFDMRPGPVRDAVVEAQAEWDGYLAHQVAVAVEAGELSAGTDPQQVAFEVNALLNAANDRSLLLGDDRVYARTRAAVRTLLEARGADPAALR; encoded by the coding sequence ATGACTACCGACCTGCGCCGCGTCCGCGGCGACCGGACCCGGCGCGCGGTGCTGGACCAGGCCGTGCAGGACGCCTCGGTGAACGGGCTGGACGCGCTGTCGCTCGGCGGGCTGGCGGCGTCGGCCCCCGTGAACAAGAGCGCGATCGCGGGGCTGTTCGGCTCGAAGGAAGGGCTGCAGCTCGCCGTCGTCGCGCGGGCGCGGGAGGTCTACGCCGAGTCGGTCATCGTCCCGGCGAGGGGCGCGGAACGGGGTCTCGCCCGAGTCTGGGAGCTGGTCAGCCGGTGGATCGACTACTCGCGTCGGCGGGTGTTCCGAGGCGGTTGCTTCTTCCGTACCGTCGAGATCGAGTTCGACATGCGACCAGGTCCGGTGCGTGACGCCGTCGTCGAGGCGCAGGCCGAGTGGGACGGCTACCTGGCGCACCAGGTGGCGGTCGCGGTCGAGGCCGGCGAACTGTCCGCGGGCACGGATCCGCAGCAGGTGGCCTTCGAGGTCAACGCGCTGCTCAACGCCGCGAACGACCGTTCGCTCCTGCTCGGCGACGACCGGGTGTACGCGCGCACCCGGGCGGCGGTGCGGACGCTCCTGGAGGCCCGCGGCGCGGACCCGGCCGCGCTGCGCTGA
- a CDS encoding aminoglycoside phosphotransferase family protein, with protein MVAADIDISTGLARDLLAEQHPDLATLPLEVVANGWDNVMLRLGPLPDGRNLALRLPRREAAAHLIEHEQAALPRLAPRLETTGIAFPLPVRHGHPSERLGFPWSWNIIRWVDGVTASRTDVAGRAAWAGELANFLVTLHVPADTAPPNPLRGVPLAARPDAADPAVFAARLARVPEALRGAATRLWQEAIAAPAHGGPDVWLHGDPHPGNLVVRESARGQELAAVVDFGDVTSGDPASDLATAWLTFDAEGHARFRAAVDAGARDGRGWDEATWTRSRAWALMYATNMLAHPDEHPWLVPIGEHGLRRLLADDE; from the coding sequence GTGGTCGCCGCCGATATCGACATCAGCACCGGGCTTGCCCGGGATCTGCTCGCCGAGCAGCATCCCGACCTCGCCACGCTGCCGCTGGAGGTGGTGGCCAACGGCTGGGACAACGTGATGCTGCGGCTCGGCCCGCTGCCCGACGGCCGCAACCTGGCACTCCGCCTCCCCCGGCGCGAAGCCGCCGCCCACCTGATCGAGCACGAACAGGCCGCGCTCCCCCGCCTCGCGCCGAGGCTCGAGACGACCGGGATCGCGTTCCCCCTCCCGGTGCGCCACGGGCATCCCAGCGAGCGCCTGGGATTCCCGTGGTCGTGGAACATCATCCGGTGGGTGGACGGCGTGACCGCGTCCCGCACCGACGTCGCCGGGCGGGCGGCCTGGGCGGGAGAGCTCGCGAACTTCCTCGTCACGCTGCACGTCCCGGCCGACACCGCTCCGCCGAACCCGTTGCGGGGAGTTCCGCTGGCCGCGCGGCCCGACGCCGCGGATCCCGCCGTTTTCGCCGCACGTCTGGCACGCGTGCCCGAGGCGCTGCGTGGCGCCGCGACCCGCCTCTGGCAGGAGGCGATCGCCGCTCCGGCCCACGGCGGCCCGGACGTCTGGCTGCACGGGGACCCGCACCCGGGCAACCTGGTGGTCCGCGAGTCCGCGCGGGGTCAGGAACTCGCCGCCGTCGTCGACTTCGGGGACGTCACGTCCGGCGATCCGGCGTCCGACCTCGCGACCGCCTGGCTCACCTTCGACGCCGAGGGCCACGCGCGTTTCCGCGCCGCCGTGGACGCGGGCGCGCGGGACGGTCGCGGCTGGGACGAGGCCACCTGGACGCGCTCCCGGGCCTGGGCCCTGATGTACGCGACGAACATGCTGGCGCACCCCGACGAGCACCCCTGGCTGGTCCCGATCGGTGAGCACGGCCTGCGGCGCCTGCTCGCCGACGACGAGTGA
- a CDS encoding NUDIX hydrolase, giving the protein MSTSPAASPARTQLEELAAAGFPDPWRHARGKFSGTARAAAVLILFGVLDQLPADHHAQAEAVRDDLDVLLLARAATLRSHAGQVAFPGGRADDGETMVDTALREAEEETGLDPGGVEVLGEFDPLPMPASNHVVTPVLGWWTKPTPVGVVDEAESSHVFRAPVADLLNPDSRVTVVVGQKGRSYRGPGFQISDGTTTHLVWGFTGGILDALFDALGWAEEWDRTRELQLRP; this is encoded by the coding sequence ATGAGCACGTCACCTGCGGCCTCCCCCGCGCGCACGCAGTTGGAAGAGCTGGCCGCAGCCGGTTTCCCGGACCCGTGGCGGCATGCGCGCGGCAAGTTCTCGGGCACGGCCCGGGCGGCGGCGGTGCTGATCCTGTTCGGCGTGCTCGACCAGCTCCCCGCCGATCACCACGCCCAGGCCGAGGCGGTCCGTGACGATCTCGACGTCCTGCTGCTGGCGCGCGCCGCGACGCTGCGGTCCCACGCCGGTCAGGTGGCGTTCCCGGGCGGCCGGGCCGACGACGGCGAGACCATGGTGGACACCGCTCTGCGCGAGGCCGAGGAGGAGACGGGGCTCGACCCGGGCGGCGTCGAGGTGCTCGGCGAGTTCGACCCGCTGCCGATGCCCGCGTCGAACCACGTGGTCACCCCGGTGCTGGGCTGGTGGACCAAGCCGACGCCCGTGGGAGTGGTGGACGAGGCGGAGTCGTCGCACGTCTTCCGCGCGCCGGTCGCGGACCTGCTGAACCCGGACTCGCGGGTCACGGTGGTCGTGGGCCAGAAGGGCCGCTCCTACCGGGGCCCGGGATTCCAGATCTCCGACGGCACGACGACGCACCTGGTGTGGGGCTTCACCGGCGGCATCCTGGACGCGCTGTTCGACGCCCTGGGCTGGGCCGAGGAATGGGACCGCACCCGCGAGCTCCAGCTGCGGCCCTGA
- a CDS encoding GuaB1 family IMP dehydrogenase-related protein codes for MRFLPGQAPSHDLTYGDVFLVPSRSDVSSRFDVDLATTDGCGTTIPVVVANMTAVAGRRMAETVARRGGLAILPQDVPAGVVADVVAGVKAKDPVVETPVVVSPDDTVYTALTLLGKRAHGAAVVTEHRRPVGVVTAADCLDVDRFAQVRTVMSGEPLVIDAELLEGGDGTGGPSGAGAAGAGLRRAFDTLHGAHLQFAPVVRDGILTGVLTRKGAVRSSVYAPALDDRGRLRVGAAVGINGDVAAKTKDLLAAGVDVLVVDTAHGHQDRMLAALDAVRSVDPSVPVVAGNVVTAAGVRDLVAAGADIVKVGVGPGAMCTTRMQTAVGRPQFSAVLECAEAARELGKHVWADGGVRHPRDVALALAAGASQVMIGSWFAGTFESPGDLREDGNGRLYKDSFGMASARAVAARTAGEGAAFDRARKALYEEGISTGRMYLDPQRPGVEDLLDEITSGLRSSCTYAGARSLAEFAERAVVGIQSAAGYEEGRPVETNW; via the coding sequence GTGCGATTCCTCCCGGGCCAGGCCCCTTCCCACGACCTCACCTACGGCGACGTGTTCCTCGTCCCGTCCCGGTCGGACGTCTCCTCGCGGTTCGACGTCGACCTCGCCACCACCGACGGCTGCGGCACCACCATCCCCGTCGTCGTGGCGAACATGACCGCCGTGGCCGGCCGCCGCATGGCCGAGACCGTGGCGCGGCGGGGCGGGCTGGCGATCCTGCCGCAGGACGTGCCCGCAGGCGTCGTCGCCGACGTGGTGGCGGGCGTCAAGGCGAAGGACCCGGTGGTGGAGACGCCGGTGGTCGTGTCGCCCGACGACACCGTGTACACCGCCCTGACGCTCCTGGGCAAACGTGCGCACGGCGCCGCCGTGGTGACCGAGCATCGGCGGCCGGTCGGCGTCGTGACCGCGGCCGACTGCCTCGACGTGGACCGGTTCGCGCAGGTGCGGACGGTCATGTCGGGCGAGCCGCTGGTGATCGACGCGGAACTGCTGGAGGGCGGCGACGGGACCGGCGGGCCGTCCGGGGCGGGCGCGGCGGGCGCCGGTCTGCGGCGGGCCTTCGACACGCTGCACGGCGCGCATCTGCAGTTCGCGCCCGTGGTGCGCGACGGGATCCTGACCGGGGTCCTGACCCGCAAGGGCGCGGTGCGCTCGTCGGTCTACGCCCCCGCGCTGGACGATCGGGGCCGGCTCCGCGTGGGTGCCGCGGTCGGGATCAACGGCGACGTCGCGGCCAAGACGAAGGACCTGCTCGCGGCCGGGGTCGACGTGCTCGTCGTGGACACGGCGCACGGCCACCAGGACCGGATGCTCGCCGCGCTCGACGCGGTGCGGTCCGTGGACCCGTCCGTGCCGGTCGTGGCCGGGAACGTGGTGACCGCGGCGGGGGTGCGCGACCTCGTGGCGGCCGGCGCCGATATCGTGAAGGTCGGGGTGGGGCCCGGCGCCATGTGCACCACGCGCATGCAGACGGCCGTCGGGCGGCCGCAGTTCTCGGCGGTGCTCGAGTGCGCCGAGGCGGCGCGCGAGCTCGGCAAGCACGTGTGGGCCGACGGCGGTGTGCGCCACCCGCGCGACGTCGCCCTGGCGCTGGCCGCCGGCGCGTCGCAGGTGATGATCGGATCCTGGTTCGCCGGGACCTTCGAGTCGCCGGGCGACCTGCGCGAGGACGGGAACGGGCGCCTGTACAAGGACTCGTTCGGGATGGCGTCGGCGCGCGCGGTGGCGGCGCGGACCGCCGGGGAGGGCGCCGCGTTCGACCGGGCCCGCAAGGCCCTGTACGAGGAGGGCATCTCGACCGGACGCATGTACCTGGACCCGCAGCGGCCCGGTGTCGAGGACCTGCTGGACGAGATCACGTCCGGGCTGCGGTCGTCGTGCACCTACGCGGGGGCGCGGAGCCTCGCGGAGTTCGCCGAGCGCGCGGTGGTGGGCATCCAGTCCGCGGCGGGCTACGAGGAGGGGCGCCCGGTCGAGACCAACTGGTGA
- the dxs gene encoding 1-deoxy-D-xylulose-5-phosphate synthase, whose amino-acid sequence MALLSGISSPEDVRKLTPGQLGELAQEIRDFLVENVSRTGGHLGPNLGVVELTIAMHRVFSSPRDTLVFDTGHQSYVHKLLTGRQDFSRLRQKGGLSGYPSRTESEHDVVENSHASTALSWADGIARANVVSRRHDRHVVAVIGDGALTGGMAWEALNNIAESPDRRLVIVVNDNGRSYSPTIGGLANHLDTLRTTQGYEAFLDWGTRTLTRSGAPGRFAWRWMHGFKKGIKDVIAPQGMFEDLGIKYIGPVDGHDTAAMEHVLRRAKAYGKPVIVHAITEKGRGYKPAEEDIADRFHAVGVIHPETGLPVAQSRFGWTKVFADEIVRIGRRRPDVVAITAAMLHPVGLAPFAKEFPERTFDVGIAEQHAATSAAGMAYAGLHPVVAVYATFLNRAFDQVLMDVALHKAGVTFVLDRAGITGADGASHNGMWDMAMLRVVPGLRLAAPRDEPTLRAALRASVDIDDAPTVVRYPKGAIGEDIPCVEELDGVDVIGRLAPKPGGVTARAGAAPAATRRVLVVGIGAMAQAGLDAGAALAEHGLEATVAAPTWVLPIPAALVKLAGEHDLVVTIEDGLSDGGVGALLAQRAGEQGIRTRHVHVGLDAAFLDHASREQIAVSQRLTAADAVRDTLAALAEC is encoded by the coding sequence ATGGCACTGCTGAGCGGCATCAGCTCGCCCGAGGACGTCCGGAAGCTGACGCCCGGCCAGCTCGGAGAGCTCGCGCAGGAGATCCGCGACTTCCTCGTGGAGAACGTCTCCCGCACCGGCGGGCACCTCGGCCCCAACCTCGGCGTCGTCGAGCTCACCATCGCCATGCACCGGGTCTTCTCCTCCCCGCGCGACACCCTGGTCTTCGACACCGGCCACCAGTCCTACGTGCACAAGCTGCTCACCGGGCGCCAGGACTTCTCCCGCCTGCGGCAGAAGGGCGGCCTGTCCGGCTACCCGTCCCGCACGGAGTCCGAGCACGACGTCGTGGAGAACTCCCACGCGTCCACCGCCCTGTCCTGGGCGGACGGCATCGCCAGGGCGAACGTCGTCTCCCGCCGCCACGACCGCCACGTCGTCGCTGTCATCGGCGACGGCGCCCTGACCGGCGGCATGGCCTGGGAAGCCCTCAACAACATCGCCGAGAGCCCGGACCGCCGCCTCGTCATCGTGGTCAACGACAACGGCCGCTCCTACTCGCCCACGATCGGCGGTCTCGCGAACCACCTCGACACGCTGCGCACCACGCAGGGTTACGAGGCGTTCCTCGACTGGGGCACCCGCACCCTGACGCGCTCCGGAGCGCCCGGACGCTTCGCCTGGCGCTGGATGCACGGCTTCAAGAAGGGCATCAAGGACGTCATCGCGCCCCAGGGCATGTTCGAGGACCTCGGCATCAAGTACATCGGCCCCGTGGACGGGCACGACACCGCCGCCATGGAACACGTCCTGCGCCGCGCCAAGGCGTACGGCAAGCCCGTCATCGTGCACGCCATCACCGAGAAGGGCCGCGGCTACAAGCCCGCGGAGGAGGACATCGCCGACCGCTTCCACGCCGTCGGCGTCATCCACCCGGAGACCGGCCTGCCCGTCGCGCAGTCCCGGTTCGGCTGGACCAAGGTGTTCGCCGACGAGATCGTGCGGATCGGCCGCCGTCGTCCCGACGTCGTGGCGATCACCGCCGCCATGCTGCACCCCGTCGGCCTCGCGCCGTTCGCGAAGGAGTTCCCCGAGCGCACGTTCGACGTCGGCATCGCCGAGCAGCACGCCGCCACCTCCGCGGCCGGCATGGCGTACGCCGGGCTGCACCCGGTCGTGGCCGTCTACGCCACCTTCCTCAACCGGGCGTTCGACCAGGTCCTCATGGACGTCGCCCTGCACAAGGCCGGCGTCACGTTCGTGCTCGACCGCGCCGGCATCACGGGCGCGGACGGCGCCAGCCACAACGGCATGTGGGACATGGCCATGCTCCGCGTCGTCCCCGGCCTGCGCCTCGCCGCCCCGCGCGACGAACCCACCCTCCGCGCCGCCCTGCGCGCGAGCGTCGACATCGACGACGCCCCCACCGTCGTGCGCTACCCCAAGGGCGCCATCGGCGAGGACATCCCGTGCGTCGAGGAACTCGACGGCGTCGACGTCATCGGACGCCTCGCACCGAAGCCCGGCGGCGTGACCGCCCGCGCGGGCGCCGCGCCCGCCGCCACCCGGCGCGTCCTCGTCGTCGGGATCGGCGCGATGGCCCAGGCCGGGCTCGACGCCGGCGCCGCGCTCGCCGAGCACGGCCTGGAGGCCACCGTCGCCGCGCCCACCTGGGTGCTGCCCATCCCCGCCGCCCTCGTCAAGCTCGCCGGGGAGCACGACCTCGTCGTCACGATCGAGGACGGCCTGTCCGACGGCGGCGTGGGCGCGCTCCTCGCGCAGCGCGCCGGCGAGCAGGGCATCCGCACCCGGCACGTCCACGTCGGCCTGGACGCCGCGTTCCTGGACCACGCGAGCCGCGAGCAGATCGCCGTGTCCCAGCGCCTGACCGCTGCCGACGCCGTCCGCGACACGCTGGCGGCGCTCGCGGAGTGCTGA
- a CDS encoding NRDE family protein → MCTVLLRLDPAADWPLLLAAVRDEVADRPWEPPGEYWPQEAPGLVGGRDLVAGGTWLAVRRGGSSEPGGPGRPGVAAVLNGSFMNRLDQSSPGSPPSSTRPSRGRLPLRALTSGVPEADRLRAYEVVHLLVADADGARLVSWDGHEVTDVEIPPGDHIVTNEGLDVVDDPLVPHFAPLLGTAGGPRPDGPRPSSPDAARASRMPAPTAEWWGGWTELLRGDALAEDDPRALLVRHELPDGRVFASVSATLLALGREPGRVRMDFTGTPSDPDWKRIVI, encoded by the coding sequence GTGTGCACCGTGCTGTTGCGTCTCGATCCGGCGGCCGACTGGCCGCTCCTGCTGGCCGCCGTCCGGGACGAGGTGGCCGACCGGCCGTGGGAGCCGCCGGGGGAGTACTGGCCGCAGGAGGCCCCGGGCCTGGTGGGCGGCCGGGACCTGGTGGCCGGGGGGACGTGGCTGGCCGTGCGCCGTGGCGGCTCGAGCGAGCCGGGTGGGCCGGGTCGGCCAGGTGTCGCCGCGGTGCTCAACGGGAGCTTCATGAACCGCCTCGACCAGTCCTCGCCGGGCAGCCCGCCGTCGTCCACGAGACCCAGCCGCGGGCGGCTGCCCCTGCGGGCGCTCACGTCCGGTGTGCCGGAAGCCGACCGGTTGCGTGCGTACGAGGTGGTGCACCTGCTGGTCGCCGACGCGGACGGTGCGCGGCTCGTCTCCTGGGACGGCCACGAGGTGACCGACGTCGAGATCCCGCCCGGTGACCACATCGTCACGAACGAGGGGCTCGACGTCGTCGACGATCCGCTGGTGCCCCACTTCGCGCCGCTGCTCGGCACGGCCGGCGGGCCGCGACCGGACGGGCCCCGGCCCTCGTCTCCGGACGCCGCGCGCGCGTCGCGGATGCCCGCCCCGACCGCGGAGTGGTGGGGCGGCTGGACGGAGCTGCTGCGCGGCGACGCACTGGCGGAGGACGACCCGCGGGCCCTGCTCGTGCGGCACGAGCTGCCCGACGGGCGGGTGTTCGCGTCGGTGTCGGCGACCCTGCTGGCGCTCGGCCGGGAGCCGGGCCGCGTGCGGATGGACTTCACGGGGACGCCGTCGGACCCGGACTGGAAGCGGATCGTGATCTGA